A single region of the Helicobacter colisuis genome encodes:
- the lon gene encoding endopeptidase La: protein MQLERYGAFPKNLPIILEEDMFLYPFMIAPLFINDEESLKAIDLAMQSEDKLIFITAIKSKDDEENEESFYDVGVIGTIMRRVALPDGRIKILFQGLSRGSIEKLISKSPLIGEIQPIISKSFDASRIEAILSVLKEKLRTLHNISQNFSQDLLRSINETMDPNRAADLIASATRLKKEQVYKIFKENDPEERLLSLIDIVLDEIKAQQIQKEIKNKVNFQMEKINKEYFLKEQLKQIQKELGGENKDTELQEYKQKLEKLKNAMSKNAYKEISKQINKLSRMHQDSADANLLQNYIELVLDIPFGAYSKKSLKIEEVQKQLDKDHYGLKKPKERIIEYFAVRELLALRGKNDNENKGTILCFYGPPGVGKTSLANSIATALKRKLIRIALGGLEDVNELRGHRRTYIGAMPGRIVQGLIDAKEMNPVIVLDEIDKMHHSFRGDPSSVLLEILDPEQNKEFRDYYTNFDLDLSQVIFIATANDISSIPAPLRDRMEFININSYTPYQKEQIAKKYLIPQEIKKHGLQSSEVSFNTQAIKNLVEKYTREAGVRNLRRKIAEILRKVAKEILQNPQEKITITNKNLSQYLDKIVFEYESANAKNEVGLVNGLAWTSVGGDVLKIEALKIKGKGGLHLTGNLGDVMKESAKIAHSYIKSLIDSQKLEINPSLIPLSPKEKAEKDSVDLSEIYNRFDVHLHVPEGATPKDGPSAGIAIASAIASIFSNRPILSSVAMTGELTLRGKVLPIGGLQEKLTAALKSGVKTALIPKKNFERDLNEIPEEVKEGLEIYPVENFQEVLKYIFESK, encoded by the coding sequence ATGCAATTAGAACGCTATGGAGCTTTTCCAAAAAATCTGCCTATTATTTTAGAAGAGGATATGTTTTTATATCCTTTTATGATAGCACCTCTTTTTATTAATGATGAAGAAAGTCTTAAAGCCATTGATCTTGCAATGCAAAGCGAAGACAAGCTTATCTTTATCACTGCAATTAAATCTAAAGATGATGAAGAGAATGAAGAATCCTTTTATGATGTTGGAGTGATTGGAACAATTATGAGGCGTGTAGCCTTGCCTGATGGGCGCATCAAGATTCTTTTTCAAGGGCTAAGCCGTGGGAGTATTGAAAAACTCATTTCAAAATCTCCCTTGATTGGAGAAATCCAGCCCATTATTTCAAAAAGCTTTGATGCAAGTAGAATCGAAGCCATTCTCTCGGTTTTAAAAGAAAAATTACGCACCCTTCATAATATTTCTCAAAATTTCTCACAAGACTTGCTAAGAAGCATCAATGAAACAATGGATCCTAATCGCGCTGCAGACTTAATTGCAAGTGCTACAAGACTAAAAAAAGAGCAAGTTTATAAAATATTCAAAGAAAATGATCCAGAAGAAAGACTGCTTAGCCTCATTGATATAGTCTTAGATGAAATCAAAGCTCAACAAATCCAAAAAGAAATTAAAAACAAAGTTAATTTCCAAATGGAAAAAATCAACAAAGAATATTTTTTAAAAGAACAATTAAAGCAGATTCAAAAAGAACTTGGCGGAGAAAACAAAGACACAGAATTACAAGAATACAAACAAAAACTTGAAAAACTCAAAAATGCTATGAGTAAAAATGCCTATAAGGAAATCTCTAAACAAATCAACAAACTTTCTCGTATGCACCAAGATAGCGCAGATGCTAACCTTTTACAAAATTACATCGAATTGGTTTTGGATATTCCTTTTGGTGCTTATTCTAAAAAATCTCTCAAAATTGAAGAAGTGCAAAAACAGCTCGATAAAGATCACTATGGGCTAAAAAAGCCAAAAGAGCGCATCATAGAATACTTTGCTGTGCGAGAACTTCTTGCTTTAAGAGGTAAAAATGATAATGAAAATAAAGGCACGATTCTTTGCTTTTATGGACCCCCTGGAGTGGGTAAAACAAGTCTTGCAAACTCCATTGCCACTGCCCTTAAAAGAAAACTTATCCGAATCGCGCTAGGTGGCTTAGAAGATGTGAATGAGTTACGAGGACACCGCCGAACTTATATTGGAGCAATGCCGGGTAGAATCGTGCAAGGCTTAATTGATGCAAAAGAGATGAATCCTGTGATTGTTTTAGATGAAATTGATAAGATGCACCATTCTTTCCGTGGCGATCCTTCTTCAGTGTTATTAGAGATTTTAGATCCTGAGCAAAACAAAGAATTTAGAGATTATTACACAAATTTTGATTTAGATCTCTCCCAAGTGATTTTTATCGCTACTGCCAACGACATTAGTTCAATCCCAGCTCCTTTACGCGACAGAATGGAATTTATTAATATCAATAGCTACACTCCTTATCAAAAAGAACAAATTGCAAAGAAATATCTCATTCCTCAAGAAATCAAAAAACATGGCTTACAAAGCAGTGAAGTTAGCTTTAATACACAGGCTATAAAAAATCTTGTTGAAAAATACACAAGAGAAGCGGGGGTGAGAAATTTAAGACGCAAGATTGCTGAAATCTTACGCAAAGTTGCCAAAGAAATTTTGCAAAATCCACAAGAAAAAATCACTATTACCAACAAGAATCTATCTCAATACCTTGATAAAATTGTCTTTGAATACGAAAGTGCAAATGCTAAAAATGAAGTGGGCTTAGTCAATGGACTTGCTTGGACAAGCGTTGGTGGTGATGTCTTAAAAATTGAAGCTTTAAAAATCAAAGGCAAGGGCGGATTGCATTTAACTGGTAATCTGGGTGATGTAATGAAAGAAAGTGCAAAAATTGCTCACTCTTATATCAAATCCCTAATTGACAGCCAAAAACTAGAAATTAACCCAAGCCTTATTCCGCTTTCTCCCAAAGAAAAGGCAGAAAAAGATTCTGTTGATCTAAGTGAGATTTATAATCGCTTTGATGTGCATTTGCATGTCCCAGAGGGTGCTACACCAAAAGATGGTCCGAGTGCTGGAATCGCCATAGCTAGTGCGATTGCTTCAATTTTTTCTAATCGCCCTATCTTAAGCTCTGTTGCTATGACTGGTGAATTAACCCTAAGAGGCAAAGTCCTTCCCATTGGTGGCTTACAAGAAAAACTCACTGCAGCTCTAAAGTCAGGTGTTAAAACCGCACTTATTCCTAAGAAAAATTTTGAGCGTGATTTAAATGAGATTCCAGAAGAGGTCAAAGAGGGCTTAGAAATTTATCCAGTGGAAAATTTCCAAGAAGTTCTAAAATACATCTTTGAATCCAAATAG